A part of Capsicum annuum cultivar UCD-10X-F1 chromosome 6, UCD10Xv1.1, whole genome shotgun sequence genomic DNA contains:
- the LOC107873739 gene encoding putative late blight resistance protein homolog R1B-16, giving the protein MEFLLIILTDMPTDFIHHDKLFDLLARVGALIREVSTLVRDVEEQSRNKESTNGTNRAALDLLKNIELLKEDLKYVYLKAPDSYQCCFPMNDGPLFMHLLLIHLNDLLDSNSYSIALIKEEIGVLKEDIEFISSSFVNIEQRLYKDLWARVLDVAYMAKDVIDSIIVRDNGLVHLIFSLPITMKKIRLIKEDVSRLLEKIPKNKSLIVVNSRKNPVERKSLTTRKIIVGFKEETNWLISKLTSGPKDLDVISITGMPGSGKTTLAYKVYNDISVCSRFDLRAWCTVDQEYDEKKLLVKIFNQVTGSDLNFSEDIDVADMLRRQLFGKRYLIVLDDVWDTTTWDDLTRPFPDVEKGSRIILTTRQKEVAFHGKGNTNPLNLRLLGPEECWELIEKRAFGKESCPDEPLDVGKEIAENCKGLPLVADLIAGVIAGREKEKSVWLEVRNNLNSFILNIEVDVMKVIELSYDHLPHHLKPCFLYLASYPKDTAVDREILKTYWCAEGFVEQTGMKCLEEEMEIYLDKLVSSSLVIAFSEIGDYRFANFMILCMTFV; this is encoded by the coding sequence atgGAGTTTCTGTTGATTATTCTTACTGACATGCCTACCGACTTTATTCATCATGACAAATTATTTGATCTTTTGGCACGTGTTGGAGCACTCATCAGGGAGGTATCAACTCTTGTTCGCGACGTAGAAGAGCAATCAAGGAATAAAGAGAGTACGAATGGAACAAATCGTGCAGCTCTAGACTTGCTGAAAAATATTGAACTCCTCAAGGAAGATCTCAAATATGTTTATCTGAAAGCCCCGGACTCATATCAATGTTGCTTCCCCATGAATGATGGACCGCTCTTCATGCATCTTCTACTCATCCActtgaatgatctgttagattccAATTCCTATTCAATTGCTTTGATAAAGGAAGAAATTGGAGTGTTGAAAGAAGACATAGAATTCATAAGTTCGTCCTTTGTGAACATTGAGCAACGATTGTATAAAGATCTCTGGGCacgtgttttagatgtggcataTATGGCTAAAGATGTCATCGATTCAATTATCGTAAGAGATAATGGTCTCGTACATCTTATTTTCTCACTTCCCATCACAATGAAAAAGATCAGGCTTATCAAAGAAGATGTCTCCCGATTACTGGAGAAGATTCCCAAGAACAAGAGCCTCATTGTTGTAAACTCTCGCAAGAATCCCGTTGAAAGAAAGTCATTAACAACTCGTAAAATAATTGTAGGCTTTAAGGAGGAGACAAACTGGTTAATTAGTAAGCTCACCAGTGGACCGAAAGATCTAGACGTCATTTCAATCACTGGTATGCCGGGTTCGGGTAAAACTACTTTGGCATACAAAGTATACAATGATATATCAGTTTGTAGTCGTTTTGACCTTCGTGCATGGTGCACAGTCGACCAAGAATATGACGAGAAGAAGTTGCTGGTGAAAATTTTTAATCAAGTTACTGGCTCGGATTTGAACTTCAGTGAGGATATTGATGTCGCTGATATGTTACGGAGACAACTGTTTGGAAAGAGGTACCTGATTGTGTTAGATGACGTGTGGGATACTACTACATGGGATGATTTAACAAGACCTTTCCCTGATGTTGAGAAAGGAAGTAGAATTATTTTGACGACTCGACAAAAGGAAGTGGCTTTTCATGGAAAGGGCAACACTAATCCTCTTAATCTTCGATTGCTAGGTCCAGAAGAATGTTGGGAGTTAATAGAGAAAAGGGCATTTGGAAAAGAGAGTTGCCCTGATGAACCATTGGATGTTGGAAAAGAAATAGCCGAAAATTGTAAGGGACTTCCGTTGGTGGCTGATCTGATTGCTGGAGTCATTGCAGGGAGGGAAAAGGAAAAGTCTGTGTGGCTTGAAGTTCGAAATAATTTGAATTCCTTTATTTTGAACATTGAAGTGGATGTGATGAAGGTTATAGAATTAAGTTATGACCATTTACCACATCACCTGAAGCCATGTTTTCTCTACCTTGCAAGTTATCCGAAGGACACAGCAGTGGATAGAGAAATTTTGAAAACGTATTGGTGTGCGGAAGGGTTTGTTGAACAGACAGGGATGAAGTGTTTGGAAGAAGAGATggaaatttatttggataaattaGTTTCCAGTAGCTTGGTAATTGCCTTCAGTGAGATAGGTGATTATCGATTTGCCAACTTCATGATCTTGTGCATGACTTTTGTTTGA
- the LOC124899196 gene encoding protein TRANSPORT INHIBITOR RESPONSE 1-like, producing MIVGPLDFHFPSNLKILSLWDFPLTSDSLSTIAKLPNLKELFLRRTIIGEEWNMGEEDTFENLKFLYLDEVTLAKWEFGEESFPVLEKLELWGCHKLTEIPPNFGDIGSLKIIKLVKSPQLEDSALEITQYVEDNTGVDKLQILGPNDIPLSKTGSSLLFFCLQTKFMRVVYNVFDEFSIELFVNVNWLNFVTGAYFAGVQADPDRVQINVQIKREVRGYVDEIGVEDISTYCKNNLRAFPYAQEPNVSLTERGLVAISAGFSKIHSVLYFCCKMTNATASSPWRSETVPSGTRLVVNAARLETKWYLWMSSCSVYRAGCNRWNMEVYHAGCNRQNMEAKGH from the exons ATGATAGTGGGCCCTCTGGATTTTCACTTCCCTTCCAATTTGAAAATATTGTCATTGTGGGACTTTCCTCTGACATCCGATTCACTATCAACAATAGCGAAACTGCCCAACCTTAAAGAGTTGTTCCTTAGGAGAACAATCATCGGGGAGGAATGGAACATGGGGGAGGAAGACACCTTTGAGAATCTCAAATTTTTGTATTTGGATGAAGTGACGCTTGCTAAGTGGGAGTTTGGAGAGGAATCCTTTCCCGTGCTTGAGAAATTAGAACTGTGGGGATGTCATAAGCTTACAGAGATTCCGCCTAATTTTGGGGATATTGGTTCATTGAAAATCATCAAACTTGTAAAGAGCCCTCAACTTGAAGATTCAGCTCTGGAGATTACACAATATGTTGAAGATAACACAGGAGTAGACAAGCTTCAGATCCTTGGCCCGAATGATATCCCGTTATCTAAGACAGGTTCTTCTCTATTATTTTTCTGCTTACAAACCAAATTTATGCGTGTTGTTTacaatgtgtttgatgaattctCAATTGAACTTTTTGTGAACGTTAA TTGGTTGAATTTTGTTACTGGGGCCTACTTTGCTGGCGTACAGGCTGATCCTGACCGAGTTCAGATAAATGTGCA GATAAAAAGGGAG GTGCGTGGTTATGTTGACGAAATCGGTGTTGAGGATATTTCCACCTATTGTAAGAACAACCTTAGGGCATTTCCTTATGCGCAAGAACCGAATGTATCCTTGACAGAGCGAGGCCTTGTAGCTATCTCCGCGGGGTTCTCTAAGATCCACTCAGTTCTATACTTCTGCTGCAAAATGACAAATGCCACAGCATCCTCTCCTTGGAGATCAGAGACTGTTCCTTCGGGGACAAGGCTAGTGGTCAATGCTGCAAGGCTGGAGACGAAGTGGTATCTTTGGATGTCTTCTTGTTCA GTTTATCGTGCTGGTTGTAATCGATGGAACATGGAAGTTTATCATGCTGGCTGTAATCGACAGAACATGGAAGCTAAAGGTCATTGA